The following coding sequences are from one Musa acuminata AAA Group cultivar baxijiao chromosome BXJ1-6, Cavendish_Baxijiao_AAA, whole genome shotgun sequence window:
- the LOC103988187 gene encoding vacuolar sorting protein 18 → MDAGGSGGGLFSVDPLERHAARGRGVITSMAAGNDVIILGTSKGWVIRYDFGVGDSQDLDFSGGRGGDQLVHRVFVDPRGSHCIATVLHAAGAETYYIHAKWARPRVLSRLKGLVVNAVAWNRQQITEGSTKEVILGTENGQLFEMAVDEVDKKEKHVKLLFELTELPEAIMGLQMETAALSNATRFYVMAVTPTRLYSFTGIGSLETVFASYSDRAVHFMELPGEIPNSELHFFIKQRRAQHFAWLSGAGIYHGDLNFGAQHSSTNGDENFVENKGLLDYSKLGEVGEANKPRSFAVSEFHFLVLIGNKVKVVNRISQQIVEDLKFDHTPESSKGIIGLCSDATAGLFYAFDENSIFQVSVQDESRDMWQFYLDMKEYATALAYCRNPIQRDQVYLVQADAAFSTRDYYRAASFYAKVNYIKSFEEISLKFVMADELDALRTFLLRRLDNLTKDDKCQVTMISMWAVELYLDKINRLLLEDDTGKVGNVASEANKTEYESIVLEFRAFLSDCKDVLDEATTMDLLERHGRIDELVFFAGLKEHYEIVIHHYIQQGETRKALEVLQRPNVPIDLLYKFAPDLIMLDAYETVESWMVTNKLNPMKLIPAMMRYASEPHAKNETHEVIKYLEFCVHNLHNEDPGVHNLLLSLYAKQEDESALVRFLQFKFGRGRPNGPEFFYDPKYALRLCLKEKKMRACIHIYSMMSMHEEAVALALQVDPELAMAEADKVEDDEDLRKKLWLMIAKHVIEQEKGVKRENIRRAIAFLKETDGLLKIEDILPFFPDFALIDDFKEAICSSLEDYNKQIEQLKQEMNDATHGADNIRSDISALAQRYTVIDRDEECGVCKRKILTAGGAPRLARGYTSIGPMAPFYVFPCGHAFHAQCLIRHVTECTSETQAEYILGIQKKLSLLGEKATNDSSVSANDESITSMTPLDKLRSQLDDAIANECPFCGDLMIREISLSFVLPREAEEMTSWEIKPHITSQKILPMTI, encoded by the exons ATGGACGCCGGTGGAAGCGGCGGCGGTCTCTTCTCCGTCGATCCCCTCGAGCGGCACGCCGCCAGGGGTCGTGGCGTCATCACGTCCATGGCCGCCGGCAACGACGTCATCATCCTTGGCACCAGCAAGGGTTGGGTCATTCGCTATGATTTTGGGGTCGGGGACTCGCAAG ATCTTGACTTCTCTGGAGGCCGAGGCGGTGATCAGCTGGTGCACCGTGTCTTCGTTGACCCCCGAGGGAGCCACTGCATTGCAACGGTCCTCCATGCGGCCGGGGCTGAGACATACTATATCCACGCAAAGTGGGCACGGCCTAGGGTTTTGAGCCGGCTGAAAGGATTGGTCGTCAATGCGGTGGCCTGGAACCGACAGCAGATCACGGAAG GATCAACGAAGGAGGTGATTCTTGGTACTGAAAACGGGCAGTTGTTTGAGATGGCGGTTGACGAGGTGGATAAGAAGGAGAAGCATGTAAAGTTGCTGTTTGAGCTGACTGAGCTTCCTGAAGCCATAATGGGTTTGCAG ATGGAAACAGCTGCTCTAAGTAATGCAACAAGGTTTTATGTGATGGCCGTGACACCAACCAGATTGTACTCTTTCACTGGTATTGGGTCATTGGAG ACTGTATTTGCCAGCTATTCAGATCGTGCGGTGCATTTTATGGAGCTTCCTGGAGAAATTCCCAATAG TGAGCTACACTTTTTTATTAAGCAGCGGAGGGCCCAACATTTTGCCTGGCTCTCTGGGGCTGGAATTTATCAtggtgatttaaattttggtGCACAACACAG CTCAACCAATGGAGATGAGAACTTTGTTGAAAACAAGGGTCTTTTGGACTACTCAAAATTGGGTGAAGTGGGCGaagccaataaaccaagatctttTGCAGTGTCTGAGTTCCACTTTTTGGTTCTGATTGGCAACAAGGTTAAG GTTGTCAACAGAATCAGCCAACAAATAGTAGAGGACCTTAAATTTGATCATACGCCAGAATCATCAAAAGGAATTATTGGGTTGTGCAGTGATGCCACGGCTGGATTATTCTATGCATTTGATGAGAACTCTATATTCCAG GTTTCTGTTCAAGATGAGAGCCGTGACATGTGGCAATTCTACCTAGACATGAAGGAATATGCTACTGCTTTAGCCTATTGTCGAAATCCAATCCAGAGAGATCAAGTTTATTTAGTGCAG GCCGATGCTGCTTTTTCCACCAGAGATTACTACAGAGCGGCTTCTTTCTATGCTAAG GTGAACTACATCAAGTCATTTGAAGAAATCAGCTTGAAGTTTGTAATGGCAGATGAGTTG GATGCACTAAGGACATTCTTGCTAAGAAGGCTTGATAATCTGACTAAGGATGACAAGTGTCAAGTCACAATGATTTCCATGTGGGCTGTGGAGCTGTACTTAGACAAG ATTAACCGTTTGCTATTGGAAGATGACACTGGCAAGGTTGGTAATGTAGCATCAGAAGCCAACAAGACTGAGTACGAGTCAATTGTACTGGAATTTCGGGCCTTTCTTAGTGACTGCAAGGATGTTTTGGATGAGGCAACAACAATGGACCTTCTGGAGAG GCATGGTAGAATTGATGAGTTGGTCTTCTTTGCTGGACTAAAGGAGCACTATGAAATCGTCATTCACCATTACATTCAG CAAGGAGAAACAAGGAAAGCTTTAGAGGTGCTTCAAAGACCCAATGTCCCCATAGATCTTCTG TATAAGTTTGCTCCTGATCTTATTATGCTTGATGCTTACGAGACGGTTGAATCATGGATGGTTACAAATAAGCTGAACCCCATGAAGCTAATACCAGCAATGATGCGCTATGCAAGTGAACCACATGCCAA GAATGAAACCCATGAGGTTATTAAGTACTTAGAATTCTGCGTCCATAATTTGCATAATGAGGACCCTGGGGTGCATAATTTGTTGCTTTCCTTGTATGCCAAACAG GAGGATGAGAGTGCACTGGTGCGATTCTTGCAATTCAAGTTTGGCAGAGGACGGCCAAATGGTCCCGAGTTTTTCTATGATCCCAAATATGCACTTCGGCTCTgtttaaaggaaaagaaaatgcgTGCATGTATTCATATTTATAGCATGATGTCTATGCATGAAGAAGCTGTGGCTCTTGCATTGCAG GTAGACCCAGAACTTGCTATGGCAGAAGCAGATAAAGTTGAAGATGATGAAGACTTGAGAAAGAAATTGTGGCTTATGATTGCAAAACATGTAATTGAGCAAGAGAAGGGAGTTAAGAGGGAGAATATACGAAGAGCAATAGCATTTCTCAAGGAGACTGATGGACTTCTGAAGATTGAGGATATTCTCCCATTCTTCCCGGACTTTGCGCTTATTGATGACTTCAAA GAGGCAATCTGTTCTTCATTGGAAGATTACAACAAGCAGATTGAGCAACTGAAACAAGAAATGAATGATGCTACTCATGGCGCAGACAATATACGGAGTGATATCAGTGCTCTCGCCCAAAGATACACTGTTATTGATCGTGATGAAGAATGTGGG GTTTGCAAACGTAAAATATTAACTGCTGGAGGGGCACCTCGGCTGGCTAGAGGCTATACATCAATTGGACCTATGGCCCCTTTCTATGTTTTCCCCTGTGGTCACGCCTTCCATGCGCAATGTCTAATTCGTCATGTGACTGAGTGCACAAGTGAAACTCAA GCTGAATATATACTAGGCATTCAAAAGAAGCTCAGCTTACTCGGAGAGAAGGCAACAAATGATTCAAGTGTTTCCGCAAATGATGAATCTATCACAAGCATGACACCTCTTGATAAA CTACGGTCACAGTTGGATGATGCTATAGCAAATGAGTGCCCTTTCTGTGGTGACTTGATGATCAGAGAAATCTCACTGTCCTTTGTTCTGCCTAGAGAAGCAGAAGAGATGACTTCTTGGGAGATTAAGCCTCACATCACAAGTCAGAAAATTCTACCAATGACCATATGA
- the LOC135584428 gene encoding uncharacterized protein LOC135584428, producing MKEEREMACIRQASQLLGSLVSSSFAVRCFPGKWQLVRSKLEQLLSGLAAAADGNFLSRNSEVGLLLKSMLTTFDDIESLLLRCGDESCVGGKLLLRSDLNGVASRLGLHNERLAELYASGNATRSRAIVLTKPSSNASREDIRFYVRDLFSRLKIGDTSMRLLALDSLHEVLREDDEYVRIVATDTADAVCLLVSFLEHRDDGLREKAAGVLSVIAEFDSYKGLLVAAGAIGPLIPILEKGTELGRERAAGILRRLTENSDNGWSISAHGGISVLLKICSDAAVCRKELIGLACQILSNLGSAEEMRRFMVEEGAIPVLLQLTLSKEEESRIQAIECLHSMASADNGIRQIVVGEGLIASITELLDPCSPCSSTAREAALKATELLHSADSIAVLMSSGFLDRALFFVKHGGVSVQELVLKSVSRLCELSEEYRKAMGDAGYMTELVSLLEAKSAGVREKAAETIHNMICAQRNRRRLIQDDHDVDRIMRSLDLVEGNSATRKHLLSVLKAVAESNSGRRRIMASGCVHCLQRLAEADEVDARKVMKKLSARNRFRSILNGFWST from the coding sequence ATGAAAGAAGAACGAGAGATGGCCTGTATACGGCAAGCATCGCAGCTTCTCGGCTCACTGGTATCTTCTTCCTTCGCGGTCCGATGCTTCCCTGGTAAGTGGCAGTTGGTCCGCAGCAAGCTCGAGCAGCTGCTCTCCGGACTTGCCGCAGCTGCAGACGGCAACTTCCTCAGCCGGAATTCGGAGGTGGGTTTGCTACTGAAGTCGATGTTGACGACCTTCGATGACATCGAATCGCTTTTACTTCGTTGCGGCGATGAATCCTGCGTCGGTGGGAAGCTCCTCTTGCGGAGCGATCTTAATGGCGTTGCCTCCAGGCTCGGGCTCCATAACGAGAGACTTGCGGAATTGTATGCTTCTGGGAATGCGACGCGTTCCCGAGCCATCGTCCTCACGAAGCCAAGCAGTAATGCCAGCCGAGAGGACATCCGATTCTACGTGAGGGATCTGTTCTCGAGGCTTAAGATTGGTGATACCAGCATGAGACTGCTAGCTTTGGATTCTCTTCATGAGGTTCTCCGCGAAGACGACGAGTATGTGAGGATCGTGGCGACGGATACAGCTGATGCAGTGTGTCTTCTAGTAAGCTTTCTCGAACACAGAGATGATGGCCTTCGGGAGAAGGCCGCAGGGGTACTCTCGGTGATCGCCGAGTTTGATTCATACAAAGGACTGCTTGTCGCTGCAGGTGCGATAGGTCCACTGATACCAATCTTGGAGAAGGGAACTGAATTGGGAAGAGAGAGAGCCGCCGGAATTCTGAGAAGGCTGACCGAGAATTCCGACAACGGGTGGTCGATCTCTGCTCATGGAGGCATCTCGGTGCTGCTCAAGATCTGCAGCGACGCCGCCGTTTGTCGTAAGGAGCTAATTGGGTTGGCTTGTCAGATTCTAAGCAACCTCGGCAGCGCTGAAGAGATGAGGAGGTTCATGGTGGAGGAGGGCGCCATTCCTGTTCTCTTACAGCTCACCCTGTCCAAGGAAGAAGAATCACGGATTCAAGCCATTGAGTGCCTTCATTCCATGGCATCTGCGGACAATGGCATCAGACAAATCGTTGTCGGAGAAGGACTTATCGCCTCGATAACTGAGTTACTGGATCCATGCTCACCCTGCTCATCAACGGCAAGAGAGGCGGCTCTCAAGGCTACCGAGCTGCTCCACTCAGCAGATTCCATAGCTGTCCTAATGAGCTCCGGCTTCTTGGATCGAGCGCTCTTCTTCGTCAAACATGGCGGCGTCTCCGTCCAGGAGTTGGTCCTGAAGAGCGTCTCCCGCCTCTGTGAGCTCTCCGAGGAGTACAGGAAGGCCATGGGCGACGCGGGCTACATGACGGAGCTCGTGAGCTTACTGGAAGCCAAATCAGCTGGAGTCAGAGAGAAAGCAGCTGAGACCATTCATAACATGATCTGTGCTCAACGAAATAGGAGAAGGTTGATCCAAGACGACCACGACGTGGACCGGATCATGCGGTCGCTCGATCTCGTGGAGGGGAACTCTGCGACGAGGAAGCACCTGCTCTCCGTGCTGAAGGCAGTGGCGGAGAGCAACAGCGGAAGGAGAAGGATCATGGCCTCCGGGTGCGTGCATTGCTTGCAGAGACTGGCAGAAGCCGACGAGGTGGACGCCAGGAAGGTGATGAAGAAGCTCTCTGCCCGGAATCGATTTCGAAGTATCCTGAATGGATTCTGGAGCACCTGA
- the LOC135676502 gene encoding methionine aminopeptidase 2B isoform X2 — MVSQTLQNDDEVAQTDGTALDGLAESAKKKKKKSRAKKKKEPLEQTDPPTIPVDELFPSAEFPEGEIQQYKDDNLWRTTSEEKRELERLQKPMYNTIRRAAEVHRQVRKYMRSILKPGMLMIDLCETLENMVRRLIKENGLQAGIAFPTGCSLNWVAAHWTPNSGDRTVLQYDDVMKLDFGTHVDGHIVDCAFTVAFNPMFNPLLEASREATNTGVKEAGIDVRLCDVGAAIQEVMESYEVEINGKVFQVKSVRNLNGHSIGPYQIHAGKSVPIVKGGEQTKMEEGEFFAIETFASTGKGYVREDLECSHYMKNFDVGHIPLRLPRAKQLLATINKQFSTLAFCRRYLDRLGETKYLMALKNLCDAGIVQPYPPLCDVKGSYVSQFEHTILLRPTCKEVISRGDDY, encoded by the exons AATctgcaaagaaaaagaagaagaaaagcagaGCCAA GAAGAAGAAGGAGCCCCTTGAGCAGACTGACCCACCAACGATTCCCGTAGATGAACTTTTCCCTTCAGCCGAGTTTCCTGAGGGTGAAATCCAGCAGTACAAGGATGA TAACCTATGGAGGACGACCTCTGAAGAGAAGAGAGAACTTGAACGGCTACAAAAACCTATGTACAACACGATTCGCCGAGCTGCAGAAGTTCATAGGCAG GTCCGAAAATATATGAGGAGTATTTTGAAGCCTGGAATGTTAATGATTGACCTATGTGAAACCTTGGAGAATATGGTAAGGCGACTGATCAAAGAGAATGGTCTCCAAGCAGGCATTGCCTTTCCAACTGGATGTTCTCTTAACTG GGTCGCAGCCCACTGGACTCCAAATTCTGGCGATAGAACTGTACTTCAGTATGATGATGTGATGAAGTTAGATTTTGGAACACATGTTGATG GACATATAGTTGACTGCGCATTTACAGTGGCATTTAATCCCATGTTTAATCCACTTCTAGAAGCTTCTAGAGAAGCTACAAACACTGGAGTTAAA GAAGCTGGGATAGATGTACGGCTGTGTGATGTTGGTGCTGCAATCCAAGAGGTCATGGAATCCTATGAGGTTGAAATCAATGGCAAAGTGTTTCAAG TTAAAAGTGTGCGAAACTTGAATGGCCACAGCATTGGCCCATACCAAATTCATGCTGGAAAGTCCGTTCCAATTGTCAAGGGTGGAGAGCAAACAAAAATGGAGGAGGGAGAATTTTTTGCAATTGAAACATTTGCATCAACAG GGAAGGGCTACGTCAGAGAGGACTTGGAGTGCAGCCATTACATGAAAAACTTTGATGTAGGACACATTCCGTTAAGGTTGCCTCGTGCAAAGCAACTTCTTGCTACAATCAACAAACAATTTTCAACACTGGCCTTTTGCCGCCGTTATTTAGACCGTCTGGGAGAGACCAAGTATCTTATGGCACTGAAAAACTTGTGCGATGCTGGTATAGTGCAG CCGTATCCGCCTCTGTGTGATGTGAAGGGAAGCTACGTATCACAGTTCGAGCATACCATCTTGCTTCGGCCAACATGTAAAGAAGTTATATCACGAGGCGATGACTACTGA